The following proteins are encoded in a genomic region of Peptococcus niger:
- the thrS gene encoding threonine--tRNA ligase produces the protein MMRIQLPDGHHLDFDDAVTGLELAKKISNGLAKKALAVKVNGQVQDLDMPLKDGDAVEVLTFDDPEGAEAFHHTSSHVLAQALQNLYPGTKLAIGPAIENGFYYDVDSDHQFTPEDISKIEDEMRRVIKKNAKLVKKTLPRDEAIKLFQAKDEPYKVELIEDLPEGEEISIYEMGDFVDLCAGPHIPRTGLIKALKIMSLAGAYWRGDERNKMLQRIYGTSFPKQEALDDHLFRLEEAKRRDHRRLGKELDLFSFVDEAPGFPIFHAKGVILRNELEKFWRELHEADGYGEIRTPLIMSRALWERSGHWDHYKDNMYFTEIDEQPYAIKPMNCPGSILLYNETMHSYRDLPIRWGELGLVHRHELSGALHGLMRVRAFTQDDGHVFMREDQIEEELIGVMRLVNNIYKPFGFEYSVELSTRPENSMGSEELWEQATDGLRNALEKVGLDYKVNPGDGAFYGPKIDYHLKDSIGRTWQCGTIQLDFQLPEKFDMTYIGEDGEKHRPVMVHRAIMGSLERFIGILVEHYAGAFPTWLAPVQVRVLPITDDQKAYADDIQAKMRAKGIRCEVDHRNEKVGYKIREATVQKIPYMLVVGAKEAADGNVSLRSYHDGDKGVVALDGLIDEIVNEIKTRR, from the coding sequence ATCATGCGTATACAATTACCGGATGGACATCATTTGGATTTTGATGATGCTGTAACAGGTTTGGAATTGGCGAAAAAAATCTCAAACGGTCTGGCAAAAAAAGCCTTGGCGGTGAAAGTCAACGGTCAGGTTCAAGATCTGGACATGCCCTTGAAGGACGGCGATGCCGTTGAAGTGTTGACCTTTGATGACCCGGAAGGTGCGGAAGCCTTCCATCATACGTCTTCTCACGTATTGGCCCAAGCCTTGCAAAATCTTTACCCGGGGACCAAGCTTGCCATCGGGCCGGCCATTGAAAATGGCTTTTACTACGATGTTGACAGCGATCATCAATTTACCCCGGAAGATATCTCAAAAATTGAAGATGAAATGCGCCGGGTGATTAAGAAAAACGCCAAGTTGGTCAAAAAAACCTTGCCGCGCGACGAGGCCATTAAGCTCTTCCAAGCAAAAGATGAACCCTACAAGGTGGAACTCATTGAAGATCTGCCGGAAGGTGAAGAAATCAGTATTTATGAAATGGGCGACTTTGTCGATCTTTGCGCCGGCCCGCATATTCCACGGACAGGGTTGATTAAAGCGCTTAAAATTATGAGCCTTGCCGGTGCCTATTGGCGTGGTGACGAACGCAACAAAATGCTCCAACGGATTTATGGTACCAGTTTCCCGAAACAGGAAGCGTTAGACGATCACTTGTTCCGTCTTGAAGAGGCCAAGCGTCGCGACCATCGCCGGTTGGGTAAAGAACTGGACTTGTTCTCATTTGTGGATGAGGCCCCGGGCTTTCCTATTTTTCATGCGAAGGGTGTTATCTTGCGCAATGAATTGGAAAAATTTTGGCGCGAACTGCATGAAGCGGATGGCTACGGTGAAATTCGTACACCGCTTATTATGAGCCGTGCCCTTTGGGAACGCAGTGGTCACTGGGATCACTACAAAGACAACATGTACTTTACGGAAATTGATGAACAACCCTATGCAATTAAACCGATGAACTGTCCGGGCAGTATTCTTTTGTATAATGAGACCATGCACAGCTATAGAGACCTGCCCATTCGTTGGGGTGAGCTGGGCCTGGTTCACCGGCACGAATTGTCCGGCGCCTTGCACGGGTTAATGCGGGTGCGGGCCTTTACACAAGATGATGGGCATGTTTTTATGCGCGAAGATCAGATAGAAGAAGAACTCATTGGCGTTATGCGACTGGTCAATAATATCTACAAACCCTTTGGTTTTGAGTATTCGGTCGAGCTCTCAACCCGTCCTGAAAATTCGATGGGGTCTGAAGAATTATGGGAGCAGGCCACAGATGGTTTGCGCAATGCTCTTGAAAAAGTCGGTTTGGACTATAAAGTAAACCCCGGAGATGGCGCTTTCTATGGGCCGAAGATCGACTATCACCTGAAAGATTCCATTGGGCGGACCTGGCAGTGCGGCACCATCCAGCTGGACTTCCAACTGCCTGAGAAATTTGATATGACCTATATTGGTGAAGACGGTGAAAAACATCGTCCGGTCATGGTGCACAGAGCCATTATGGGCAGCTTGGAGCGCTTTATTGGCATTTTGGTGGAACACTATGCAGGCGCATTTCCGACCTGGCTGGCGCCGGTTCAGGTACGTGTTCTCCCGATTACCGACGACCAAAAAGCCTATGCGGATGACATTCAAGCTAAGATGCGTGCGAAAGGCATTCGCTGTGAAGTGGACCATCGTAACGAAAAAGTCGGCTATAAGATCCGTGAAGCAACGGTACAAAAAATACCCTACATGCTCGTTGTCGGTGCTAAAGAAGCTGCCGATGGAAACGTATCACTGCGGAGCTACCATGATGGCGATAAAGGCGTTGTCGCTCTAGACGGATTGATTGATGAAATTGTGAATGAAATAAAAACGCGCCGCTAG